Proteins from a genomic interval of Vanacampus margaritifer isolate UIUO_Vmar chromosome 4, RoL_Vmar_1.0, whole genome shotgun sequence:
- the LOC144050952 gene encoding N-lysine methyltransferase KMT5A-A-like produces MSVMRPQRAKVKPKEEVAYFSSLGKDRDGFTMKYINSFKGRGVFSSCSFQKGVFPTEYRGEVISKQERENRLRVYHDAQKVFMFEFHYNGKTLWFPLKHNLMKTPLSQTAPKLTRFELTHNLKT; encoded by the exons atgtcagtcatgaggccacagagggcaaaagttaaacccaaagaagaggtagcatatttttcatccttaggtaaagacagggatggcttcaccatgaaatatattaattcattcaaag gtcgaggagtgttcagttcctgctcctttcagaagggagtctttcctactgaatatcgaggagaagttataagcaaacaggaacgtgaaaacaggctgagagtgtatcatgatgcccagaaggttttcatgtttgaatttcactacaatggaaaaacactatg gtttccactgaagcacaacctgatgaagacaccgctatcacagactgcgccaaagttgaccag